A stretch of the Papaver somniferum cultivar HN1 chromosome 6, ASM357369v1, whole genome shotgun sequence genome encodes the following:
- the LOC113291391 gene encoding aspartyl protease AED3-like: protein MGNKQKIRNLKCNMKAAKTWKIMKHIITNENEDWNNYINQQQGNQVWQNDQPFSSSRPRGLVFPVHKDPATLQYATQISLGTTRVPVNFVVDLGGKVSWIHSKGGCSTSLYSPVDCKSPQCSLARKSASPVFCVNNTCSLYAANLITHSATNADLVSGVVTVQPSAVIDPKTGDWISVPNVTARKFPFGCETTIGLLEGLPKGVKGMVSLGRSTLALASQFSAAFRFPRKFAPYLSSADNGFVFFGDEPYIIPHSGWQLMSSLSYTPLLLNPMPTESWSTAPNSDYYIDVKSIEIDGEVVRLNKALLSINKTDGV from the exons ATGGGGAACAAGCAGAAGATCAGGAATCTCAAATGCAACATGAAAGCAGCCAAAACATGGAAGATTATGAAGCATATTATAACCAATGAAAACGAAGATTGGAACAACTACATCAACCAGCAACAGGGTAACCAAGTATGGCAGAATGATCAG cctttttcttcttcacgacCTCGCGGGCTCGTCTTTCCAGTTCACAAAGATCCAGCTACACTCCAATATGCGACTCAAATCAGCCTAGGAACTACAAGGGTGCCTGTAAACTTTGTCGTCGATCTTGGCGGTAAAGTATCCTGGATACATTCTAAAGGAGGTTGCTCAACATCATTATACAGCCCCGTAGATTGCAAGTCACCTCAATGTTCACTGGCTAGAAAATCTGCCAGTCCAGTATTTTGCGTTAACAATACATGTAGCCTTTACGCAGCCAACCTAATAACTCATTCAGCCACCAACGCAGATCTCGTTTCAGGTGTTGTGACTGTACAACCAAGCGCTGTGATCGATCCAAAAACTGGAGATTGGATCTCAGTCCCCAATGTTACGGCGCGTAAGTTTCCGTTCGGTTGTGAAACAACTATTGGCCTCTTAGAGGGTCTTCCTAAAGGTGTTAAGGGGATGGTTAGTCTTGGGCGTTCGACCCTTGCCTTAGCGTCACAATTTTCAGCTGCATTTCGATTCCCTCGGAAGTTTGCTCCGTATCTATCATCAGCTGACAATGGGTTCGTATTTTTCGGAGATGAGCCTTACATTATTCCACATTCTGGATGGCAACTGATGAGTTCTTTATCTTACACCCCTCTCTTGTTAAACCCAATGCCCACTGAAAGTTGGTCAACTGCCCCTAACAGTGATTACTACATTGATGTAAAATCGATTGAGATAGATGGTGAAGTTGTCCGGTTGAATAAAGCATTGTTGTCAATTAACAAGACAGACGGTGTTTGA
- the LOC113289057 gene encoding tRNA pseudouridine synthase A-like gives MDESVATTTSPSSSSLPPPPPLPPPEEPEPKKLKMSTTTSDDETTNTDPNSIDRKPRYKRRKIAIFLAYCGVGYQGMQKNPGAKTIEADLEEALFQSGGIPEPDRGNPKRFDWARSARTDKGVSAVGQVVSGRFYVDPPGFIDRLNSHLPDQIRVFGFKRVTNSFSSKKFCDRRRYVYLIPVFALDSSAHPDRESVLASLGSENELSKCLECPDRGRKVLGVMGKRKIIESKTLEVDGIDVVAQTETTETESGFVLNNDGTENENVELESKDSGVELLVETGGSEEVGSGLVKNSNGDGKAGKKSVFSYGEKEKEKFNRILSRYVGTHNFHNFTTRTKAEDPAAKRFIISFDANTVVNVEGVDFVKCEVVGQSFMLHQIRKMVGLAVAVMRTGAPESLIDVALQKDVNFTAPTAPEVGLYLDECFFTSYNQKWKDTHEEISMKDYAEEAEDFKMKQIYPHIGSTELKEGSVGIWLHSLNHRNYPDLNYLEANKVSKNGLAEETAAVPSVPVESVA, from the exons ATGGACGAATCCGTTGCTACTACTACTTCACCATCCTCATCTtcccttccaccaccaccaccactaccaccaccagaaGAACCTGAACCTAAGAAACTCAAAATGTCCACCACCACCTCAGATGATGAAACAACCAACACAGACCCAAACTccatagatcgaaaacctagataCAAACGTCGCAAAATTGCAATATTCTTAGCTTACTGTGGTGTTGGTTATCAAggtatgcagaaaaacccaggagcTAAAACCATTGAAGCTGATTTAGAAGAAGCCCTTTTTCAATCTGGTGGTATTCCAGAACCTGACCGTGGAAACCCTAAACGATTCGATTGGGCTCGTTCTGCTCGTACTGATAAGGGTGTTAGTGCTGTTGGTCAAGTTGTTTCTGGCAGGTTCTATGTTGATCCTCCTGGTTTTATTGATCGTCTTAATTCACATCTTCCTGATCAAATTCGAGTGTTTGGGTTTAAGCGTGTGACGAATTCGTTTAGTTCCAAGAAGTTTTGTGATCGAAGAAGGTATGTTTATCTTATTCCTGTATTTGCTTTAGACTCAAGTGCTCATCCTGATAGAGAGAGTGTGTTAGCCAGTTTAGGCTCTGAAAATGAACTTTCCAAGTGCTTGGAGTGTCCTGATAGAGGTAGAAAGGTGTTAGGTGTAATGGGTAAACGCAAAATTATTGAATCGAAAACATTAGaagttgatggaattgatgttgttgctCAAACAGAAACAACTGAAACTGAGTCTGGGTTTGTTTTGAATAATGATGGTACTGAAAATGAGAATGTTGAGCTAGAATCTAAAGATTCAGGAGTGGAATTATTGGTGGAAACTGGGGGTTCCGAGGAAGTGGGTTCGGGTTTGGTTAAAAATAGTAATGGGGATGGGAAGGCTGGGAAAAAGAGTGTGTTCAGCTATggtgagaaggagaaagagaagttTAACAGAATTCTGAGCCGTTATGTGGGAACTCATAATTTCCATAACTTCACAACAAGAACGAAAGCTGAAGACCCAGCAGCAAAACGCTTCATTATATCGTTTGACGCGAATACCGTTGTTAATGTTGAAGGAGTGGATTTTGTTAAGTGCGAGGTTGTGGGACAGAGTTTCATGCTTCATCAGATCCGAAAGATGGTTGGGCTTGCAGTTGCTGTCATGAGGACTGGTGCACCAGAGTCATTGATTGATGTAGCTCTACAAAA GGATGTGAATTTTACAGCTCCTACAGCTCCTGAGGTTGGACTATACCTTGATGAGTGTTTCTTCACTTCGTATAACCAGAAGTGGAAGGATACACATGAAGAGATTTCAATGAAAGATTATGCTGAAGAAGCTGAGGAtttcaaaatgaaacaaatatatcctcACATTGGATCAACAGAACTGAAGGAAGGATCTGTAGGCATCTGGCTACATTCTTTAAACCACCGCAATTATCCTGATTTGAATTATCTAGAGGCCAATAAAGTCAGCAAGAATGGGCTAGCAGAAGAAACTGCTGCAGTTCCAAGTGTTCCAGTTGAAAGCGTCGCATGA